One genomic region from Streptomyces sp. NBC_01304 encodes:
- a CDS encoding ribonuclease BN, with product MSSDAADRSSPVIRLRRAIRDSPAGRGWRRSGDVELGPRALGFAALGFLALVPLLIVVSATAPERGRGFATWLGDGLGVSIAAREHIRQLFSRPGQVLQTTTAFGLAALAVFGLSFAAVMQTGYEKVWELASARWYARWRQVLWLAVLIGFLYLSATTTLWRHSEVGTLAAMLSTVLFFWWSQRILLGGRIAWHALLPGAVATALGLLGLRVFSRLVFSPLIASSVVTYGPFGTVLVIQSWLVGVGVVVFGGALAGRVLHEELPRLAHAVRQRTQRRT from the coding sequence ATGTCTTCCGATGCCGCGGACCGTTCGTCTCCTGTGATCCGGCTGCGCCGTGCGATCCGTGATTCGCCGGCCGGGCGGGGCTGGAGGCGGAGTGGCGACGTCGAACTGGGGCCTCGGGCCCTGGGGTTCGCGGCGCTGGGATTCCTTGCTCTGGTGCCGCTGCTGATCGTTGTTTCCGCGACCGCTCCGGAGCGTGGGCGGGGGTTCGCGACGTGGCTGGGGGACGGGCTCGGTGTGTCGATCGCCGCCCGGGAACACATCCGGCAGTTGTTCTCCCGGCCCGGGCAGGTGCTGCAGACCACGACCGCGTTCGGTCTCGCCGCCCTGGCCGTCTTCGGGCTGTCCTTCGCAGCGGTGATGCAGACCGGCTACGAGAAGGTCTGGGAGCTGGCCTCGGCCCGCTGGTACGCGCGGTGGCGGCAGGTGCTGTGGCTCGCCGTACTCATCGGCTTCCTCTACCTGTCGGCCACCACCACCCTGTGGCGCCACTCGGAGGTCGGAACACTGGCCGCGATGCTGAGCACCGTCCTGTTCTTCTGGTGGTCGCAACGGATCCTCCTCGGCGGTCGGATCGCATGGCATGCCCTGCTGCCCGGCGCGGTGGCCACGGCACTCGGGCTTCTCGGCCTGCGGGTCTTCTCCCGCCTCGTGTTCTCGCCGTTGATCGCCTCCAGCGTCGTTACGTACGGCCCCTTCGGAACCGTCCTGGTGATCCAGTCCTGGCTGGTCGGCGTGGGTGTCGTCGTCTTCGGCGGGGCGCTTGCCGGTCGTGTGCTGCATGAGGAACTGCCCCGCTTGGCCCATGCCGTGCGGCAGCGGACGCAGAGACGAACCTGA
- a CDS encoding GAF and ANTAR domain-containing protein, translating to MNEQLLAETFVELADNLVADFDLIDFLRLLTDRCVGMLDVTAAGVLLADHNGELRVMAASDEQVRLLELFQIQSNEGPCLECFHSGVPVTVADLSTQTERWPRFTEAADLCGFYAVQAVPMRLRDEVVGALNLFRAAPGPFDPLEASIAQALADVATISLLQQRSTHRSTILNEQLQNALNSRVLIEQAKGKLAERQNIDMEQAFSALRGYARAHNRRLSDVARAFIDDSEPLAGLDD from the coding sequence ATGAATGAGCAGCTGCTGGCCGAAACCTTCGTCGAACTGGCCGACAACCTGGTCGCCGACTTCGACCTGATCGACTTCCTGCGCCTGTTGACCGACCGGTGCGTGGGCATGCTCGACGTCACCGCCGCCGGCGTCCTGCTTGCCGACCACAACGGTGAACTGCGCGTCATGGCCGCCTCCGACGAGCAGGTACGCCTCCTGGAACTCTTCCAGATCCAAAGCAACGAAGGCCCCTGCCTGGAGTGCTTCCACAGCGGCGTGCCGGTGACCGTGGCGGACTTGAGCACGCAGACCGAGCGGTGGCCGCGGTTCACCGAGGCAGCAGACCTGTGCGGGTTCTACGCGGTCCAGGCCGTGCCGATGCGCCTGCGGGACGAGGTCGTCGGCGCCCTCAATCTCTTCCGCGCCGCCCCGGGTCCCTTCGACCCGCTCGAGGCTTCCATCGCCCAGGCCCTGGCCGACGTCGCCACGATCAGCTTGCTGCAGCAACGCTCCACCCATCGCAGCACCATCCTCAACGAACAGCTCCAGAACGCGCTCAACAGCCGCGTACTGATCGAGCAGGCCAAGGGCAAACTCGCCGAACGCCAGAACATCGACATGGAACAAGCCTTCAGCGCGCTGCGCGGCTACGCCCGGGCACACAACCGGCGCCTGTCCGATGTGGCCCGAGCGTTCATCGACGACTCCGAACCCCTCGCCGGCCTGGACGACTGA
- a CDS encoding PRC-barrel domain-containing protein has protein sequence MIKTADVREWRDRKVVDREGHKIGVLEAVYVDTTTDEPAMATVRTGLPTRHRLLFVPLDEATAGPDYLKVPYAKSLVGKAPSIGTDDILPAGQEAAIFQHYGLAYQPGAAGERQLARR, from the coding sequence ATGATCAAGACAGCTGATGTCCGCGAGTGGCGCGACCGCAAGGTCGTGGACCGCGAAGGGCACAAGATCGGTGTTCTCGAAGCGGTCTATGTGGACACCACCACCGACGAGCCCGCCATGGCCACCGTGCGGACCGGGCTGCCGACCCGGCACCGGCTGCTCTTCGTCCCGCTCGACGAGGCGACCGCAGGCCCCGACTATCTGAAGGTTCCCTACGCCAAGTCCCTGGTGGGCAAGGCGCCTTCGATCGGCACGGACGACATCCTGCCCGCCGGGCAAGAGGCAGCGATCTTCCAGCACTACGGCCTGGCCTATCAGCCCGGCGCGGCGGGAGAGCGGCAACTTGCCCGCCGCTGA
- a CDS encoding ANTAR domain-containing protein, translated as MHQAIAPHEVQRASAHVPAPGTAALLTEVVELRAAKDQLSRALASRSVIDQARGMVTVLAPCSTERAWGLLVDVSQHCNVKLRDVAEALVATAEGEPLPEQIRRELRRALRRLHAADRA; from the coding sequence ATGCATCAGGCGATCGCACCCCATGAAGTCCAGCGGGCCTCGGCACATGTACCGGCGCCGGGGACGGCCGCCCTGCTCACGGAAGTCGTCGAACTGCGCGCCGCGAAGGATCAGTTGAGTCGGGCCCTGGCCAGCCGCTCCGTGATCGACCAGGCGCGCGGCATGGTGACGGTCCTGGCGCCGTGTTCCACTGAGCGGGCCTGGGGCCTGCTGGTGGACGTCTCGCAGCACTGCAACGTCAAACTCCGGGACGTGGCAGAGGCCCTGGTCGCCACGGCCGAGGGCGAGCCGCTCCCCGAACAGATCCGGCGCGAGCTGCGCCGGGCGCTGCGGCGCCTCCACGCGGCCGACCGGGCATGA
- a CDS encoding ANTAR domain-containing protein, with amino-acid sequence MNRTVRTREERWALKADVVWGHVDLAPAIVMLRAENDTLRRALASHVVIDQARGMVMALAPCSRGEARSLLVDMARQCDLKLREVAVGLVATSDGYPLPTQLDVALRRALRRLHAAERR; translated from the coding sequence ATGAACCGGACGGTCAGGACACGAGAAGAGCGATGGGCGTTGAAAGCCGACGTGGTCTGGGGGCATGTGGACCTGGCGCCCGCCATCGTCATGCTCCGGGCGGAGAACGACACTCTGCGGCGAGCCCTGGCCAGCCACGTGGTGATCGACCAGGCGCGCGGCATGGTGATGGCGCTGGCTCCGTGCTCCCGCGGTGAGGCCAGGAGCCTGCTGGTTGACATGGCACGGCAGTGCGATCTCAAACTCCGCGAAGTCGCCGTCGGCCTGGTGGCCACCTCCGACGGATACCCGCTGCCCACACAGCTGGACGTGGCGCTGCGCCGTGCGCTGCGGCGTCTTCACGCGGCAGAGCGCCGATGA
- a CDS encoding acyl-CoA desaturase, with amino-acid sequence MSLHAEPEIRPVPPRPAYDGTSPFPRTAPLLRTPGARWQLAATAVIVAFPFLAVVLAGWVLWGNVLGPVDVVLAVVFYVLTGLGITVGFHRLLTHRSFTAAPALRLLLGVAGSMSFQGDVIGWVATHRRHHAFTDRPGDPHSPFRYGTGVRGQFRGLVHAHVGWLFAGDSSPADRYAPDLLADRSTRALARAFPALCVISLALPFAIGWAIGGTLHDALTALLWAGLVRVALLQHVTWSVNSLCHMIGERPFRTRRHDRATNLWPLALLSFGESWHNLHHAEPTCARHGVDRGQLDPTAAAIRLFERLGWATDVHWPDPRRLDGRRQ; translated from the coding sequence ATGTCCCTGCACGCAGAACCCGAGATCCGGCCGGTGCCGCCGAGGCCCGCATACGACGGGACATCGCCCTTTCCCCGTACGGCGCCGTTGCTCCGCACGCCGGGCGCGCGATGGCAGCTGGCGGCGACCGCCGTCATCGTGGCCTTCCCCTTCCTGGCGGTGGTGCTGGCCGGATGGGTGCTGTGGGGCAATGTGCTCGGTCCTGTCGACGTCGTACTGGCCGTCGTCTTCTATGTCTTGACCGGTCTGGGCATCACGGTGGGCTTTCACCGGCTGTTGACCCACCGGAGCTTTACCGCCGCCCCCGCGCTGCGCCTCCTGCTTGGCGTGGCCGGGTCCATGAGCTTTCAGGGAGATGTGATCGGCTGGGTGGCCACCCACCGCCGCCACCATGCCTTCACCGACCGGCCGGGCGACCCGCACTCGCCGTTCCGCTACGGCACCGGCGTGCGAGGTCAGTTCCGCGGCCTGGTCCATGCCCACGTCGGCTGGCTGTTCGCCGGCGACTCCAGCCCGGCCGACCGTTATGCGCCCGACCTGCTCGCCGACCGCTCCACGCGCGCCCTCGCGCGTGCATTCCCTGCCCTGTGCGTGATCTCCCTGGCTCTGCCGTTCGCGATCGGCTGGGCCATCGGCGGCACCCTGCACGATGCGCTGACCGCCCTTCTGTGGGCGGGACTTGTCCGGGTCGCTTTGCTCCAGCATGTGACGTGGAGCGTGAACTCGCTGTGCCACATGATCGGCGAACGCCCCTTCCGCACCCGCCGCCACGACCGCGCGACCAATCTCTGGCCCTTGGCGCTCCTCTCGTTCGGCGAGAGTTGGCACAACCTCCACCATGCCGAGCCCACTTGCGCCCGGCATGGCGTCGACCGCGGCCAGCTCGACCCGACCGCCGCCGCCATCCGCCTCTTCGAACGACTCGGCTGGGCCACCGATGTGCACTGGCCCGACCCCCGCCGCCTGGACGGCCGCCGACAGTGA
- a CDS encoding STAS domain-containing protein: MALPQLNVYRHDRNTRALITLSGEIDLESVPLLRETLERCLRDGIRTFDIDLTPVIFCDCTGLNAFIETAQQISTAGGSLQLHYPPPMLTRMITLARCTFLLSSPAPTPATALLPNPVPAPMSATLPVPCFETLRRLAPVAPAASGGVL, translated from the coding sequence ATGGCGTTACCGCAATTGAACGTCTACCGGCACGACCGGAACACCCGGGCCCTGATCACCCTGTCCGGTGAGATCGACCTGGAGTCCGTACCCCTGCTGCGCGAGACGCTGGAGCGATGTCTGCGCGACGGCATCCGCACATTCGACATCGACCTCACCCCCGTCATCTTCTGCGACTGCACCGGCCTCAACGCCTTCATCGAGACGGCTCAGCAGATCAGCACGGCCGGCGGCTCGCTCCAGCTGCACTACCCGCCACCCATGCTGACCCGGATGATCACCCTCGCCCGCTGCACCTTCCTCCTCTCAAGCCCTGCGCCCACCCCGGCAACGGCTCTCCTGCCAAACCCCGTTCCCGCACCCATGTCGGCAACGCTGCCCGTGCCGTGCTTCGAGACGCTGCGCCGCCTCGCCCCCGTCGCGCCTGCCGCCTCGGGCGGTGTGCTGTGA
- a CDS encoding SigB/SigF/SigG family RNA polymerase sigma factor, translating into MTYTPAQSTRGARRTHPHDDSPDTTAAFARIAALPDGPEKSALQQEVVCVWMPMAVRLARRYQHRGESFEDLVQVAHLGLVKAVSRFDPERGAAFPSFAIPTILGAMKRHFRDGLWGVHVPRHVQELRMKVRAASGEMGCSLDSRGPTIQEIAAYTGLTEAEVRLGQGALESFALLSLDAGPVFSADGRTLADTLGDVEPGFDWIVNREALRPLLKALPEREQKILYLRFFREMTQRSIAEQFGISQMHVSRLISGTCARLRDQVMAETDGLQKAS; encoded by the coding sequence ATGACGTACACACCCGCGCAGAGCACCCGCGGCGCACGACGCACCCACCCCCACGACGACAGCCCGGACACCACCGCCGCGTTCGCCCGTATCGCCGCCCTGCCCGACGGCCCGGAGAAGTCCGCGCTGCAGCAGGAGGTGGTGTGTGTCTGGATGCCGATGGCCGTACGCCTCGCCCGCCGGTACCAGCATCGAGGCGAATCCTTCGAAGACCTCGTCCAAGTCGCCCACCTGGGCCTGGTCAAGGCGGTCTCCCGCTTCGACCCGGAGCGCGGTGCCGCATTTCCAAGCTTTGCCATACCGACGATCCTCGGCGCAATGAAACGGCACTTCCGGGACGGCCTCTGGGGGGTCCATGTGCCGCGACACGTACAGGAGTTACGCATGAAGGTCAGGGCCGCGAGCGGGGAAATGGGCTGCTCGCTCGACTCCCGAGGGCCCACGATCCAGGAGATCGCCGCGTACACGGGCCTGACCGAGGCCGAGGTGCGCCTTGGACAAGGGGCTCTGGAGAGCTTCGCCCTGCTGTCACTGGATGCGGGGCCCGTCTTCTCCGCGGATGGCCGTACCTTGGCCGACACTCTTGGTGATGTCGAGCCCGGCTTCGACTGGATCGTCAACCGTGAAGCCCTTCGGCCGCTGCTGAAGGCGCTGCCCGAACGCGAACAGAAGATCCTCTACCTGAGGTTCTTCCGCGAGATGACACAGCGCAGCATCGCCGAGCAGTTCGGCATCTCCCAGATGCACGTCTCCCGCCTGATCAGCGGCACTTGTGCGCGCCTGCGTGACCAAGTGATGGCCGAGACCGACGGGCTGCAGAAGGCTTCCTGA
- a CDS encoding DUF1206 domain-containing protein gives MVASSQARGKRRTAGAATRRSAEDQTLSAAGRAGFAARGVVYVLIGALAVQMAVGTGGKSADRQGALAKIAEQPFGKIMLWVLAVGFGSMALWRASRAVLARGPHRKTPSRLLDGGRALFYGFICWATAIYAAGGGQGSSGNAKSKDWTASVLKLAYGQVLVAAGGCLLIGIGVVLAARAAMRKFLRQLDTTAMSPRTQQIVTGLGIGGGVARGIVFAAAGIFILIAAIQFDADEAKGVDATLRSFTQTPIGPWLLVAVAIGLILFGVFSFASARWRRL, from the coding sequence ATCGTGGCGTCATCTCAAGCACGCGGGAAGCGGCGGACCGCAGGCGCCGCAACCCGGCGCTCCGCGGAGGATCAGACGCTGTCCGCCGCAGGGCGGGCGGGGTTCGCGGCGCGCGGCGTCGTGTACGTCCTCATCGGCGCCCTGGCCGTACAGATGGCCGTGGGCACCGGCGGGAAGTCGGCAGACCGGCAGGGCGCGCTGGCGAAGATCGCCGAGCAGCCCTTCGGGAAGATCATGCTGTGGGTGCTGGCCGTGGGCTTCGGCTCCATGGCGCTGTGGCGAGCCTCCCGAGCGGTCCTGGCCAGGGGCCCGCACCGGAAGACTCCCTCGCGGCTCCTCGACGGTGGCCGGGCGCTGTTCTACGGATTCATCTGCTGGGCCACCGCCATCTACGCCGCAGGCGGCGGGCAGGGCTCCAGTGGCAACGCCAAGTCGAAGGACTGGACAGCCTCCGTGCTGAAACTCGCCTACGGCCAGGTGCTGGTCGCCGCCGGGGGATGCCTCCTGATCGGTATCGGCGTGGTGCTCGCGGCACGGGCGGCGATGCGTAAATTCCTGCGACAGCTCGACACCACCGCCATGTCCCCCCGCACGCAACAGATCGTCACCGGCCTTGGTATCGGCGGTGGTGTGGCCCGCGGCATCGTGTTCGCAGCGGCCGGCATCTTCATCCTGATCGCAGCCATCCAGTTCGACGCCGACGAGGCCAAAGGCGTCGACGCCACACTCCGCAGCTTCACCCAGACCCCGATCGGGCCGTGGCTGCTCGTCGCCGTCGCGATCGGACTGATCCTCTTCGGCGTCTTCTCCTTCGCCTCCGCGCGCTGGCGCCGCCTGTGA
- a CDS encoding diacylglycerol/lipid kinase family protein, with amino-acid sequence MRDLRVPGTRHVAQIVSTHPWLPWLTGAAAMAASGNPRARRAALRGTGSLALASAAAAITARSMSGRPSSEQYLTKAPPCGHSAAAAAFVTAAVLESPWPGAALTPLAAAIAAARIGPRSPAAVIEGVAVGIGMAVATCRWWPLHVDQPADAARPNVPVPALPAGRGLIAVVNNGAGGDTPAEAELRTLLPQAEIRVCDSGVDLHLVLGQAAKDVLAQEGGALGVVGGDGTVNAAAVLAAESGLPLAVFPGGTLNHFATDLGLPTLKSTADAVEAGCGGAVDLGRVTGDGPGMYFLNTFSIGVYAELVRAREAREARLGKWPALCTGLLRVLADGAPNEVNIDGQRRRLWLLFAGNSRYEPAGFAPSYRRSLDDGLLDIRIVDGRHPFARTRLITAFLTGTLARSRVYQATTATRLRIDAVGPMGDYTRDGEVSPSAGTLILDKSPRALTVYLPAP; translated from the coding sequence ATGAGAGACCTCCGCGTACCCGGCACACGGCACGTCGCACAGATAGTCTCGACCCACCCCTGGCTACCGTGGCTGACCGGTGCGGCCGCCATGGCCGCCTCCGGCAACCCCCGTGCACGTCGCGCCGCCCTGCGCGGTACCGGCTCACTGGCCTTGGCCTCCGCCGCCGCTGCCATCACCGCCAGGTCGATGTCGGGCCGACCGAGTTCCGAGCAGTACCTCACGAAGGCGCCCCCCTGCGGGCACTCGGCCGCTGCCGCTGCTTTCGTGACCGCCGCGGTGCTGGAGTCGCCCTGGCCGGGAGCCGCTCTCACCCCCCTCGCCGCCGCAATAGCCGCTGCCCGCATCGGCCCTCGCTCGCCGGCCGCCGTCATCGAAGGCGTCGCGGTCGGAATCGGCATGGCGGTGGCCACCTGTCGCTGGTGGCCGCTGCACGTGGACCAGCCCGCCGACGCCGCCCGGCCGAACGTCCCCGTGCCCGCGCTCCCCGCAGGACGCGGGCTGATCGCAGTCGTCAACAACGGCGCGGGCGGCGACACCCCGGCAGAGGCCGAACTGCGAACTCTCTTGCCGCAGGCGGAGATACGAGTCTGTGACAGTGGCGTCGATCTGCATCTGGTGCTCGGCCAGGCCGCCAAGGACGTGCTCGCCCAGGAGGGTGGTGCGCTCGGTGTGGTCGGCGGCGACGGGACGGTCAACGCGGCGGCGGTCCTGGCCGCCGAGAGCGGACTGCCGCTGGCCGTGTTCCCCGGCGGCACCCTCAACCACTTCGCCACCGATCTCGGGCTGCCGACGCTCAAGTCCACCGCGGATGCCGTGGAGGCGGGCTGCGGCGGAGCCGTCGACCTCGGCCGGGTCACCGGCGACGGCCCCGGCATGTACTTCCTCAACACCTTCAGCATCGGCGTCTACGCCGAACTCGTCCGGGCCCGCGAAGCCCGCGAGGCACGCCTCGGCAAGTGGCCCGCACTCTGCACGGGCCTCCTGCGCGTCCTCGCCGACGGCGCACCCAACGAAGTCAACATTGACGGGCAACGCCGCCGACTATGGCTGCTCTTTGCCGGCAACAGCCGCTACGAACCGGCCGGTTTCGCCCCCTCCTACCGCCGCAGCCTCGACGACGGACTGCTCGACATCCGCATCGTCGACGGCAGGCACCCCTTCGCCCGCACCCGGCTGATCACCGCGTTCCTCACCGGAACCCTCGCCCGGTCCCGCGTTTACCAGGCCACCACCGCGACCCGGCTGCGTATCGACGCAGTGGGACCGATGGGGGACTACACCCGCGACGGGGAAGTCAGCCCAAGCGCCGGCACTCTCATCCTCGACAAGTCGCCGCGTGCGCTGACCGTGTACCTGCCGGCGCCCTAG
- a CDS encoding GAF and ANTAR domain-containing protein encodes MLVAEQAAQRGGRVGVMDVCTAAVVALPVSGAGVSAMSKSAASYPLCSTDDISEQLEELQLTLGEGPCVDAFTHQRAVLTPDLRAAELQDCWSVFANAALEAGARAVFAFPLQIGAISPGVLDLYADVPGTLDVEELADALAFADTATLVLLGTQIDATGAPPTTGTAHEDTEDLGGYRAEIDQATGALMVQLDIGIEEAFIRLRAYAFAHELRLSDVAADVVAHRLHLTDDTDPGDDDG; translated from the coding sequence TTGCTGGTCGCCGAACAGGCGGCCCAGCGAGGTGGACGGGTCGGCGTGATGGACGTGTGCACGGCAGCGGTGGTCGCGTTGCCGGTCAGCGGAGCCGGGGTGTCCGCGATGTCCAAGAGTGCGGCGAGCTATCCCCTGTGCAGCACCGACGACATCAGTGAGCAGTTGGAGGAACTACAGCTCACTCTCGGCGAGGGGCCCTGCGTGGATGCCTTCACCCATCAGCGCGCCGTCCTGACCCCAGATCTACGCGCGGCTGAACTGCAAGACTGCTGGTCGGTGTTTGCCAATGCGGCCCTGGAGGCCGGGGCGCGCGCGGTCTTCGCCTTCCCCCTGCAGATCGGTGCGATCAGCCCAGGAGTCCTCGATCTGTACGCCGACGTGCCCGGCACGCTGGACGTGGAGGAATTGGCCGATGCCCTGGCCTTCGCCGACACGGCCACCCTCGTCCTGCTCGGCACGCAGATCGACGCGACAGGAGCACCCCCCACCACGGGCACCGCGCACGAAGACACTGAGGATCTGGGCGGATACCGGGCCGAAATCGACCAGGCCACCGGCGCGCTCATGGTCCAGCTCGACATCGGCATCGAGGAAGCCTTCATCCGGTTGCGTGCTTACGCGTTCGCCCACGAGCTCCGTCTCTCCGATGTCGCCGCCGATGTGGTGGCCCACAGGCTTCACCTCACTGATGACACGGACCCGGGCGATGACGATGGCTGA